A window from Malassezia japonica chromosome 1, complete sequence encodes these proteins:
- the N19M gene encoding n19m, NADH-ubiquinone oxidoreductase 9.5 kDa subunit (EggNog:ENOG503P6WN; COG:S; TransMembrane:1 (o22-40i)), translating into MSAAFRPFVNTFNYLSAHERPIVFFSLLVGFVGPTAVIGVPRVRASYGWKPAERIPVTYPLPDRPREPVTGYDDE; encoded by the exons ATGTCTGCCGCTTTCCGGCCGTTTGTGAACACGTTCAACTACCTG tctgcgcacgagcgcccgATCGTCTTTTTCtcgctgctcgtcggctTTGTGGGCCCGACGGCGGTGATTGGCGTGCCGCGTGTGCGTGCCTCGTACGGCTGGAAGCCCGCGGAGCGCATTCCCGTTACCTATCCGC TGCCCGACAGGCCGCGGGAGCCGGTGACGGGATACGATGACGAGTAA
- a CDS encoding uncharacterized protein (EggNog:ENOG503P8D8; COG:S) yields MSSAAQKASAALFSMVSLEAAATRATTRELSDKIYHELRIALPSREDAQHTPIGELTRILSVQNGQLEPLANLELFLRSKRMHNSLMERYNPLYGMSEQDRIKATARRVGLDVPADQKA; encoded by the exons ATGTCGTCGGCCGCCCAGAAAGcgtccgcggcgctcttctCGATggtctcgctcgaggccgcggcgacgcgcgccacgaCACGCGAGCTGTCCGACAAGATATaccacgagctgcgcatcgcg CTTCCGTCGCGCGAAGACGCACAACACACGCCGATCGGCGAGCTGACACGCATCCTGAGCGTGCAGAACGGCCAGCTGGAGCCGCTCGCGAACCTCGAGCTGTTCCTGCGCAGCAAGCGCATGCACAACTCGCTCATGGAGCGGTACAACCCGCTGTATGGCATGTCGGAGCAGGACCGCATCAAGGCCACCGCCCGGCGGGTCGGCCTGGATGTGCCGGCCGACCAAAAAGCGTAG
- a CDS encoding uncharacterized protein (EggNog:ENOG503NZVR; COG:F; TransMembrane:11 (i15-35o55-76i88-109o121-147i159-183o203-226i262-282o302-319i331-353o373-394i441-462o)): MEAARPAGSPGRIALVKWLAVLLGMSMLAPFNTLVTSMAYFHDAFRLAPGVATTFSSGIMTVFNVTSVFCAILATMRGGRKDASPMHRVVRALYASIGGFLVLAVSVPVRGTEPLEAVYPYYVFLLGISVVLAVAQAFMQSAIMVICTQLTVDGTLMGYMLAGQALQGVFGSVVNLVSTMLAVQLDKGAPSSDTKQAHENANAAMAVFLTTTLLQATTLVCLWRALRLPAVSARMDEWGAGAEERSRSSDGFRRLMRVQKRILPWSASIFCVFLVTLGVYPALTSQARSVHSRPDGTLVESASVFVALHIVAMNLGDLIGRRLPVLSTYLLIRRGWVSLACTTLRFFFFPLFFACNLVGESNKTPAWALPDAVFFALVFFLGVTTGCNSTSILISGPKLLEKRPGTAVPLESAATDDVEQDRLLDAPNAPLDGDASIASMILSFWLVLGLTAGSCFSFLVLAL; this comes from the exons AtggaggcggcgcggccagCAGGCTCGCCGGGGCGCATTGCGCTGGTGAAGTGGCTcgcggtgctgctcggGATGAGCATGCTTGCGCCATT CAACACGCTTGTGACATCGATGGCCTATTTCCACGATGCATTCCGGCTCGCGCCCGGTGTCGCGACGACGTTTAGCAGCGGTATCATGACCGTGTTCAATGTGACGTCGGTTTTCTGTGCGATCCTCGCGACGATGCGTGGTGGGCGAAAAGAT GCGAGTCCAATGCACCGCGtggtgcgcgcgctctATGCATCGATCGGCGGCTTCCTCGTGCTCGCTGTGtcggtgccggtgcgcggcacggaGCCGCTGGAGGCTGTATACCCCTACTATGTCTTTCTGCTTGGAATATCGGTGGTGCTTGCGGTGGCCCAGGCGTTTATGCAGAGTGCCATCATGGTCATCTGTACACAGCTCACGGTCGACGGCACGCTGATGGGCTACATGCTTGCCGGGCAGGCGCTGCAAGGCGTGTTTGGCAGTGTGGTCAACCTGGTGTCCACGAtgctcgccgtgcagctcgacaaaggtgcgccgtcgtccgacACAaagcaggcgcacgagaATGCAAACGCGGCCATGGCCGTGTTTCTCACCACGACGCTTCTGCAGGCGACGACGCTCGTGTGCCtctggcgcgcgctgcgtctccCCGCGGTCTCGGCGCGGATGGACGAGTGGGGTGCCGGGGCGGAGGAGCGCTCCCGCTCGTCCGACGGCTTCCGGCGCCTGATGCGCGTGCAAAAGCGCATCTTGCCGTGGTCCGCGAGCATCTTTTGTGTGTTCCTCGtgacgctcggcgtgtaCCCCGCGCTGACGTCTCAAGCGCGCTCGGTGCACTCGCGCCCCGACGggacgctcgtcgagagTGCGAGCGTGTTTGTCGCGCTGCACATTGTCGCGATGAATCTCGGCGACCTGatcggccggcgcctgcctGTGCTCTCGACCTATCTGCTGATCCGTCGCGGATGGGTGTCGCTTgcgtgcacgacgctccgcttcttcttcttccCCCTGTTCTTTGCGTGCAATCTGGTGGGCGAGAGCAACAAGACGCCCGCGTGggcgctgcccgacgcCGTCTTTTTCGCGCTGGTCTTTTTCCTGGGCGTGACAACCGGGTGCAACTCGACCTCGATTTTGATCTCGGGCCCGAAGCTCCTCGAGAAGCGCCCCGGCACCGCGGTCCCCCTCGAAAGTGCAGCTACGGACGACGTGGAGCAGgaccgcctgctcgatgcgccgaatgcgccgctcgacggcgacgcgtcgatcgCATCCATGATCCTCTCGTTCTGGCTCGTGCTGGGACTGACGGCAGGCAGCTGCTTCAGCTTTTTGGTGCTCGCGCTCTAG
- the SEC13 gene encoding GTPase-activating protein S13 (COG:U; EggNog:ENOG503NU25) gives MATPAFGAHGASADTKTVETYHEDAVHDAQLDFYGSKLATCSSDRTVKVFDVQNGAATGAGETLVGHEGPVWQVAWAHPSFGTILASASYDGKVFIWKQEAGAQTYGASSWTRIKDHALHTASVNAISWAPHELGATLACASSDGKVSVLTFNSDGSWSVDIVTAHPAGCNAVSWAPAVVAGADANEPAPLVRRFASAGCDSVVKIWEFSEEDNRYIEVEQLAGHTDWVRDVAFAPNLGLARTYLASASQDGTVLIWTQNGAEAPWTKTALQPKSNPADPAKFPDTVWRVSWSISGNVLAVSCGDGKVSLWKENLKGAWECISE, from the exons ATG GCGACCCCCGCGTTTGGCGCACACGGCGCGAGTGCCGATACCAAGACCGTGGAGACGTACCACGAGGATGCTGTG cacgatgcgcagctcgacttTTACGGCAGCAAGCTGGCGACCTGCTCCTCCGACCGCACCGTCAAGGTGTTTGACGTGCAgaacggcgcggcgaccggtGCCGGCGAGACGCTTGTCGGCCACGAAGGGCCTGTGTGGCAGGTCGCGTGGGCGCACCCGTCCTTTGGCACGATcctcgcgagcgcgtcctaCGACGGCAAGGTGTTCATCTGGAAGCAGGAGGCCGGTGCCCAGACGTacggcgcgagcagctggaCGCGCATCAAGGAccatgcgctgcacacTGCCTCGGTGAACGCCATCTCctgggcgccgcacgagctcggcgcgacgcttgcatgcgcgtcgtcggacGGCAAAGTGTCGGTGCTCACCTTCAACTCGGACGGCTCGTGGTCGGTGGACATTGTCACGGCGCACCCCGCGGGCTGCAACGCGGTGTCgtgggcgccggcggtggTCGCGGGTGCGGACGCGAACgagcccgcgccgctcgtccgCCGCTTTGCGAGCGCGGGCTGCGACTCGGTTGTAAAGATCTGGGAGTTTAGCGAGGAGGACAACCGCTACATtgaggtcgagcagctcgccgggCACACGGACTgggtgcgcgacgtggcctTTGCGCCGAACCTCGGCCTGGCACGGACCTACCtcgcgtccgcgtcgcagGACGGCACCGTGCTCATCTGGACCCAAAACGGAGCGGAGGCGCCGTGGACCAAGACCGCGCTACAGCCCAAGAGCAACCCGGCGGACCCCGCCAAGTTCCCGGACACGGTCTGGCGCGTGTCGTGGAGCATCAGCGGCAACGTGCTGGCCGTGAgctgcggcgacggcaaggTCTCGCTCTGGAAGGAGAACCTCAAGGGCGCTTGGGAGTGCATCAGCGAGTAG
- the PRP43 gene encoding RNA helicase (EggNog:ENOG503NVMW; COG:A) — protein MSDAENPYLAHRAKGTPRADKDPLAGLVPREVTGKQARRVLDGGVNPFSHGGPRAYSDAYQKILAKRKDLPVFAQMEEFYEKFNANQIMVMIGETGSGKTTQIPQFVAMSDLQFNKPVRTSDGSVGPRMIACTQPRRVAAMSVAKRVAEEMDLTLGKEVGYTIRFEDMTERSSTFLKYMTDGMLLREAMNDPNLDRYSTIILDEAHERTLATDILMGLLKDVAKRRPDLKIIVMSATLDALKFQKYFNDAPLLKVPGRTFPVETFYTQEPEKDYVEAAIRTVLMIHQAEEPGDILVFLTGEDEIEDACRKIRNEADKLLEDEPELCGPLKVVPLYSSLPPAQQQRIFDPAPEPARAGGPPGRKVVVSTNIAETSLTIDGIVYVVDPGFSKQKVYNPRIRVESLLVSPISKASAQQRAGRAGRTRPGKCFRLYTEKDWAAELIEQTYPEILRSNLANTVLELKKLGIDNLVTFDYMDPPAPETVMRALELLNYLAAFDDNGNLTPLGEIMAEFPLDPQLAKMLIISPEFKCSNEILSIAAMLSVPSVFVRPSQAAQRQAADAARAEFAHPDGDHLTMLNVYHAYKTNCPDFATGADWCWQNYLSHRALIQADNVRQQLQRTMERFDLDLVSLPFDDKRYYTNIRQAIACGFFMQVAHKSAGGGGRGAYKTVKDNQVVSPHPSTTLDHMPEFLVYHEFVLTSRNFIRTVSEVRPEWLLDCAPAYYDPRTLDGELKRVFEALLKRKETEGRSAKKMRR, from the exons ATGAGCGACGCTGAGAATCCGTACCTGGCGCATCGTGCGaaaggcacgccgcgcgcggacAAGGACCCCCTCGCGGGCCtcgtgccgcgcgaggtGACCGGAAAGcaggctcggcgcgtgcttGACGGCGGTGTGAACCCGTTTTCGCACGgcgggccgcgcgcgtacTCGGACGCCTACCAAAAGATCCTCGCGAAGCGCAAGGACCTGCCTGTCTTTGCACAGATGGAAGAGTTCTATGAAAAGTTTAATGCGAACCAGATCATGGTCATGATCGGTGAGACGGGCTCGGGCAAGACGACGCAGATTCCGCAGTTTGTGGCGATGAGCGACCTGCAGTTCAACAagccggtgcgcacctcggACGGGAGCGTCGGGCCGCGCATGATTGCGTGCACGCAGCCGCGTCGTGTCGCCGCGATGAGCGTCGCGAAGCGTGTCGCAGAGGAGATGGACCTGACGCTCGGCAAAGAGGTCGGCTACACGATCCGTTTCGAGGACATGACcgagcgcagctcgaccttTCTCAAGTACATGACTGACGGTatgctcctgcgcgaggccatGAATGACCCGAACCTCGACCGCTACTCGACAATCATTttggacgaggcgcacgagcgcacaCTCGCCACCGACATTCTCATGGGCCTGCTCAAGGACGTGGCCAAGCGCCGTCCGGACCTCAAGATTATTGTGAtgagcgcgacgctcgacgcgctcaagTTCCAAAAGTACTTtaacgacgcgccgctcctcaAGGTGCCCGGCCGCACGTTCCCGGTCGAGACGTTCTACACCCAGGAGCCGGAGAAGGACTATGTCGAGGCCGCGATCCGGACCGTGCTCATGATCCaccaggccgaggagccggGCGATatcctcgtcttcctcaCGGGTGAGGACGAGATCGAGGACGCGTGCCGCAAGATCCGCAACGAGGCCGacaagctcctcgaggacgagccggAGCTCTGTGGGCCGCTCAAGGTCGTGCCGCTCTactcgtcgctgccgcccgcgcagcagcagcgcatctTTGATCCCGCACCGgagccggcgcgcgcgggtGGGCCGCCGGGACGCAAGGTCGTCGTGAGCACCAACATTGCCGAGACCTCGCTGACGATCGACGGCATTGTCTACGTGGTCGACCCGGGCTTTAGCAAGCAAAAGGTGTACAACCCGCGCATCCGCGTCGAGTCGCTGCTGGTCAGCCCCATCTCCAAGGCCTCCgcacagcagcgcgcgggcCGTGcgggccgcacgcgcccggGCAAGTGCTTCCGCCTGTACACGGAAAAGGACTGGGCGGCGGAGCTCATCGAGCAGACCTACCCCGAGATCCTCCGTTCGAACCTCGCAAATaccgtgctcgagctgaaGAAGCTCGGCATCGACAACCTCGTCACCTTTGACTACATGGAcccgcccgcgccggaaACGGTgatgcgtgcgctcgagctgctcaacTACCTCGCGGCCTTTGACGACAATGGTAATTTGACGCCGCTGGGGGAGATCATGGCCGAGTTTCCGCTCGAcccgcagctcgccaagatGCTCATCATCTCGCCCGAGTTCAAGTGCTCGAACGAGATTTTGTCCATCGCCGCCATGCTTtcggtgccgagcgtgtTTGTGCGCCCAAgccaggccgcgcagcgccaggccgcggacgcggcacgcgccgagtTCGCGCACCCGGACGGCGACCATCTCACGATGCTCAACGTGTACCACGCGTACAAGACCAACTGCCCAGACTTTGCGACGGGCGCCGACTGGTGCTGGCAGAACTACCTgtcgcaccgcgcgctgaTCCAGGCGGACAATGTGCgccagcagctgcagcgcacgatGGAGCGCTTCGACCTGGACCTCGTCTCGCTGCCGTTTGACGACAAGCGGTACTACACCAACATCCGCCAGGCGATTGCGTGCGGCTTCTTTATGCAGGTCGCGCACAAgtccgccggcggcgggggGCGGGGTGCGTACAAGACGGTCAAGGACAACCAGGTCGTTTCGCCGCACCCGtccacgacgctcgaccaCATGCCCGAGTTCCTCGTGTACCACGAGTTTGTGCTCACGTCTCGCAAT TTTATTCGCACGGTGTCCGAAGTGCGGCCGGAATGGCTCCTCGACTGCGCTCCGGCGTACTACGACccacgcacgctcgacggcgagctcAAGCGTGTCTTTGAAGCGCTCCTCAAGCGCAAAGAGACCGAAGGGCGCTCGGCCAAGAAGATGCGCCGGTAG